Proteins from a single region of Hermetia illucens chromosome 3, iHerIll2.2.curated.20191125, whole genome shotgun sequence:
- the LOC119652996 gene encoding peroxiredoxin-6-like → MRLGAVIPNFSAETTEGPIQFYDWQGDSYVILFSHPADFTPVCTTELAELVHHNDDFVKRNVKLIGHSVDSVESHLEWIKDINSYCSNLPTDFPFPIIADKERDLAIELGMLDEDQRHDMQAAITIRALYIVGPDHKVRLSMLYPNGTGRSVEEILRCLDSIQLTDRIKNVATPASWTPGTDVMILPTVPDDDIRRLFPRQEITYRRVPSGRRYLRYFSNFN, encoded by the exons ATGCGATTGGGTGCAGTAATTCCGAACTTTTCGGCTGAAACGACCGAAGGACCTATCCAGTTTTACGATTGGCAAGGAGACTC ATACGTTATTCTCTTTTCACATCCAGCGGATTTCACGCCAGTGTGTACTACAGAATTAGCAGAACTTGTGCATCATAATGATGACTTTGTGAAGCGCAATGTAAAGTTGATAGGTCATTCGGTCGATAGTGTAGAAAGTCATCTGGAATGGATAAAAGATATTAATTCATACTGTTCGAATTTACCCACTGATTTTCCGTTTCCAATTATCGCTGATAAAGAACGCGATTTAGCTATTGAACTTGGAATGCTGGATGAAGACCAGAGGCATGATATGCAAGCTGCAATAACCATACGAGCACTTTACATAGTCGGGCCTGACCATAAAGTGAGGCTTTCAATGTTGTATCCAAATGGAACAGGACGAAGTGTTGA GGAGATCCTAAGATGTTTGGATTCCATCCAGTTAACAGACAGGATCAAAAATGTAGCCACACCGGCAAGTTGGACT CCGGGCACAGATGTCATGATTTTACCAACAGTACCGGATGATGATATTAGACGATTGTTTCCTAGGCAAGAAATTACTTACAGAAGAGTGCCTTCAGGACGCAGATATCTTagatatttttctaattttaattga